Proteins from one Bombus pyrosoma isolate SC7728 linkage group LG16, ASM1482585v1, whole genome shotgun sequence genomic window:
- the LOC122576153 gene encoding A-kinase anchor protein 9-like isoform X2: protein MDEISDEESFRNDKSMEHRKSNPHEGVSSKDVTQSSVSMSEGEADGDLEGLAGRVVQLEELLQGKEAIVEALNAEIDHLRAEASSPNSSQSQSSSIHSRDVMSLYHIKLQEFEKAVNQRDNLIEDLMWSLQHALSVRDNLASQLNSINAMEIPCKDSDKNKCLEEKIDTLEKTVSDQRSIIEKLNSQMTQNQEYVQTLEMEKETRTAEINDYKLQINNLNEQIRLNAADKNLNIAETLEQQKQYEVRVDKIKQDMQHILKKFTTEMNINTARHQQELKEQAAKYEKEVMNIQKEYEEHLKQLKEENKTMADRLNKELPDLETRHAKELSIFQTQLAHYKKTVETLKLELMNRSESQQTAQAELNEHKSKFNEFRVQAEKITRIQNLDHQKEKEMLHEQIKLHKLQLEEVTSKYIAATAVLESKESIERSLEQALTNAAVLKEENESLKFKLDDLSSRYSTAQSLIENSQSHERSLSNKIYDLEKSLSRLSGINVSTLSELNETTYQTFDEVAIQYQLTKQKLEEKAEFEKLLICKIEGLEEDVRKSKEELEQANLTKKSYEKQLKDMKNVCDKYKSELSSLKKNSLDGQNILPLAEESKSSSQSMKDTISDLLHKTEEDQQEIKKLKMTLELKETELAESIKKMYNLSDMLKKSEEEREQLKTGLATAWAQCAEVEEKLNQTLALSDSKLDVSLSSSNYNSALMKQFKLDRIANNSVDTTHDKSIDINRTLDEKTEDPNTSNRTASLQEKLMLVLEENKRLLKEVERLMSQQADYEEMKNKMDHYINLSENLTIEKEHKNEENKALKKKLENMHSLQDSVNQLTLEKETLRKEIEALIHVHNEQINAIKTETTSEIRKVQSLMLSTKGGTTELNDLKTELEMRHAKEMEELRMYFEQKCLLMEKQYSEEIFSQQSKKMSDNDSEIADITEGLYFGGAGDCLNVSNISEHSSRLGSPIKDEQSKHTSQNFNSYKSELEYEINIKTLQQELQNRIIELQEVKLQCEKSLEEQKNIYERQLYNNKDKEKRELLKNMANQHCQTEWDAGALENGELTQLRAAYNHQLEEQIALAKLDIVNALQEQIQALLMVESDVEDNWPAELLELRDKLTGNAKKEMQLLKETHTEELQRLKEEHSRTVARMIDRHQGELNKIKSECVQNYGEKGDLDKGVVTDNQILEERNTLSKTCVTLKTLIEELIKYFSICEEEVNNTFITKVIKSQLFDSVTNEKAMQIDKTDGLKFNESRENQETSLLNSSKMKIQRIHFAPKTTEIVSIINSNAETLPTILEEDECITEKLKQELNNCIHRLKSESAEILSTSLSTRERRHSSPLKDTLWLNKMNEELNLKLHHADALVIGYQEEIGHLKMTILDLQRKLINAENKKETITEGYGENYDLGTDITLQDFSQLQEKVRHVLSNGGGDCTELLQLIDEQSRLIEKLMEEAKREKEDLQQQVPLEPTPTPYIHRVCRRKIEAADKQLKATRRFLDEQASEREAERDEAAKQVYVLQEQLKEREREKERDQRITSEQSTLSPEATSDVPVLQASDIGAVVEVLESQMREMSSLMSDTEARKSETESELKAAIDKIWVLREIITDLEQQLQIKTEKEESLQLQINQLETVIAAQTKNQHELVQELDAVKMGSESKQLNEHIIHLQEELRKHKLSSEQFNVNSAALKQMKTELRDMQNQLTKRIRELESAHMCSSNLSLSQPSEDVSIREQIDASRCPTPDDPTAPPMLPLDQLLKLKEKMLKHARAEEVALKRIKDLELQVAAFKNQNEELQAEQEILQQTTSEQLFQIEAMRGRLEQHKQSAPFAQRQATSRLELQLHEANAKFQSLERTIADKDLELKDMKNQLDRINQLLQEKEAEIANVVQVESATIQKLKEHVEIIEEEKKILQAKVGVQEHAQLELPRLIDSMLADKNEEIDHLKEQLSKKEKQLEIYSSLNLDETQLRELVRQTEAKNSARTLSDILSIHSECEETTEAIRGANTTQNLPNVSAFKVPTSPVPKSIDNSTVPIMDNTKIIQVPLLDLGSQSLSANSSQQSRILDLLHSGLESKSFTSENNNSSDRTDHATQSTKQCTQTQELPRRERADERSDDSSSNRSYVPSMKYTQTSINETLKEVENLEVQLQAVREELDMKSAILTKREDDLIALQKLYDELQMEFKNVVETLSKDKCFYQNQYELSRVSENKIKKDLQEIENILKLSKEEMQDHKNKIQMNEKVIIELNLENNKLKKDIEEKEQELGQTREYTILLQEQTKELQKFRDVILEKDITIETIQTRNIEIENENKQLYEFKTKYQSTKQELLECQNEIQRLTEGLNNRDQVIRRLEEMARRTSFSGTSSPSNEKDQEIHHLQEYLKEKDKVIRQMSDDSKSLHKALEAIQNKMKESGNVVELRKKLKDERKINAELRNMVDNLNKDLSDLKLPAQRLQDDIDIEDMVQRELNLSAHLDRKIMNAIENDDEDKKKTERQTPYQDFQEAKYIELKLKLSQANKINEELKKLKDDLEIETEMLKCQITEYEGRIFQLKSDLTEKSKKVAKLDEELSSEKNLMRKLKIQIEKEHRAMQVGCSELIETLQSKLKDSLDNEVKLKNELSLLRDEHKNLEIQLSLMKDHVQSQKVDDLSKLTDLEAERKKYLSLMENFEKEGRENTELKDTLRKLQMEKNHFEKQLEVEVEKNENLISNLVLVKGTNDHLQTDLRRTKEELKAKQEEGEWLQKRIKTMSDAETKRQEQKISEHSELKALRREINNARDVIMDLEADMKQSKRELTESLEREMKLAETFKERETDLLKKLSAVKDEEKNSRDVIAELQQEVKACTKRELELTKELKSRFTNENMPTKFMQKINDLSEVNEKYMTEKTVLQEKLIKSREEKEQLNQRIKLLEDQIKRNKGPQVPNVRIPEIEKLQHFYGKFLRADSRRKALTYQKRYLLTIVGGYQLSEENTLCVLAQLTRDQRSYAVVGRNKKSPKVRFRSAVLVLISIHRMKWLIVRWNTGKRIGVKTLLWNIDQSFLPIQKAAMNHSPPVRDKTTSNGDGGFDTFEQYCQRLKNIQQRLDLAEAGNLQIIPE, encoded by the exons ATGGATGAAATATCCGATGAGGAATCTTTCCGTAATGACAAATCTATGGAACATAGAAAATCTAAT CCACATGAAGGAGTTTCTTCAAAAGATGTGACACAAAGCAGTGTCAGTATGAGCGAAGGAGAAGCAGATGGGGATTTAGAAGGTCTTGCAGGAAGGGTGGTTCAATTAGAAGAGTTGTTGCAAGGGAAAGAAGCCATAGTCGAAGCTTTAAATGCGGAAATTGATCACTTGAGAGCAGAGGCCTCATCTCCAAACTCTTCACAAAGCCAGAGTAGTAGTATACACAGCAGAGATGTCATGTCTTTGTATCATataaaa CTACAAGAGTTTGAAAAAGCAGTGAATCAAAGAGATAACCTAATAGAAGATCTAATGTGGTCTCTGCAGCATGCTTTGTCTGTAAGAGATAATCTTGCTAGTCAATTGAACTCCATAAATGCTATGGAAATACCTTGTAAAGATAGTGATAAGAATAAGTGCTTGGAAGAAAAg ATTGATACTTTAGAAAAGACTGTAAGCGATCAAAGGtcaataatagaaaaattaaatagccAGATGACCCAAAATCAAGAATATGTACAGACACTGGAAATGGAGAAAGAAACTCGAACAGCTGAGATTAACGATTATAAGTTGcagattaataatttgaacgaACAAATTCGTCTAAATGCTGCtgacaaaaatttaaacatcGCTGAGACTTTAGAGCAACAGAAACAGTATGAAGTGCGTGTAGATAAGATAAAACAAGATATGcaacatatattaaaaaaatttacaactGAGATGAATATAAATACTGCACGTCATCAACAGGAATTAAAAGAGCAAGCTGCAAAGTATGAGAAAGAGGTAATGAATATCCAAAAAGAATATGAAGAACATCTAAagcaattgaaagaagaaaataagacTATGGCTGATCGCTTGAACAAGGAACTGCCAGATCTGGAGACTCGACATGCCAAAGAACTCTCCATATTTCAAACGCAGTTAGCTCACTATAAGAAAACTGTGGAAACTCTGAAACTCGAGTTAATGAATCGTTCTGAATCCCAACAAACTGCCCAAGCTGAATTGAACGAACATAAATCAAAGTTCAATGAGTTTAGAGTGCAGGCAGAAAAAATTACACGCATTCAAAATCTAGATCatcaaaaggaaaaagagatgCTACACGAACAGATTAAGTTGCATAAACTTCAGTTGGAGGAAGTCACTTCGAAGTATATAGCAGCGACTGCGGTTCTGGAATCGAAGGAAAGCATTGAACGTTCCTTGGAACAAGCCTTAACAAATGCTGCTGTGTtgaaagaagagaacgaaagTCTAAAATTTAAGCTCGATGACCTGTCGTCGAGATACTCGACAGCGCAATCGTTAATAGAAAATAGTCAGTCTCATGAAAGATCTTTAAGCAACAAAATCTATGATTTAGAGAAATCATTGTCCAGGCTTAGTGGTATAAATGTGAGTACTCTAAGCGAATTGAACGAAACTACGTATCAGACTTTTGACGAAGTGGCGATTCAATATCAGTTGACAAAACAAAAGCTTGAGGAAAAAGCAGAATTcgagaaacttttaatttgtaaGATTGAAGGTCTTGAAGAGGATGTTCGTAAATCAAAAGAAGAGTTAGAACAAGCAAATCTTACCAAGAAATCATATGAGAAACAGCTTAAGGATATGAAGAATGTGTGTGACAAATACAAATCTGAGCTGAGTTCCTTGAAGAAGAACAGTTTGGATGGCCAGAATATCCTGCCATTAGCAGAAGAAAGTAAATCATCTAGTCAAAGTATGAAAGATACCATCAGTGATCTGCTGCATAAAACTGAAGAGGATCAACAGGAAATCAAGAAGCTTAAAATGACTCTTGAGCTGAAAGAGACAGAACTTGCAGAAtccataaaaaaaatgtataatctGTCAGACATGTTGAAGAAATCTGAGGAAGAGCGTGAACAACTGAAGACTGGACTAGCGACAGCATGGGCACAGTGTGCAGAGGTAgaggaaaaattgaatcaaaCGTTAGCTTTAAGCGATAGTAAACTTGATGTTTCATTGTCATCATCCAATTATAACAGTGCcttaatgaaacaatttaaGCTGGATAGGATTGCTAATAATTCTGTAGATACAACACACGATAAAAGCatagatataaatagaacTCTTGATGAGAAAACCGAAGATCCTAATACTAGTAACAGAACAGCATCGctacaagaaaaattaatgcTTGTActggaagaaaataaacggTTGCTGAAAGAAGTAGAACGTTTAATGAGTCAACAGGCAGACtatgaagaaatgaaaaacaaaatggatcactACATTAATCTTTCAGAAAACCTTACCATAGAAAAGGAACAtaagaatgaagaaaataaagcttTGAAAAAGAAGTTAGAGAATATGCATTCACTACAAGATTCCGTAAATCAATTAACATTAGAGAAGGAGACTTTACGTAAAGAAATTGAAGCACTGATTCATGTTCATAACGAGCAGATAAACGCTATAAAAACCGAAACTACATCTGAAATTAGAAAAGTACAATCATTAATGTTGAGCACAAAAGGAGGCACAACAGAGTTAAACGATCTCAAAACCGAACTGGAAATGCGACACGCGAAGGAAATGGAAGAACTGCGTATGTATTTCGAACAAAAATGTTTGCTGATGGAGAAACAATATTCCGAGGAAATATTTAGTCAGCAGTCAAAAAAGATGTCAGACAATGATAGTGAAATTGCTGACATAACTGAAGGCTTATATTTCGGAGGTGCTGGCGATTGTTTGAACGTTTCGAATATCTCTGAGCATAGTTCAAGACTTGGTTCTCCAATAAAGGATGAGCAATCTAAGCATACCAGccaaaattttaatagttatAAGTCTGAACTAgagtatgaaataaatatcaaaacttTGCAACAAGAATTGCAAAACAGAATAATAGAGTTGCAGGAAGTGAAATTGCAATGTGAGAAATCTTTAgaagaacagaaaaatatctatGAAAGACAGCTATACAATAACAAGGACAAAGAAAAACGCgagttattgaaaaatatggcAAATCAG CATTGTCAAACAGAATGGGATGCGGGTGCGTTGGAAAACGGTGAATTAACGCAACTACGAGCGGCCTACAACCATCAGTTGGAAGAACAGATAGCACTAGCTAAGTTGGATATTGTCAATGCGCTCCAAGAACAAATTCAG GCACTTTTAATGGTCGAGTCGGATGTAGAAGACAATTGGCCAGCAGAATTGTTGGAATTACGAGACAAACTGACTGGTAATGCAAAGAAGGAGATGCAACTACTTAAAGAAACCCATACTGAGGAATTGCAACGTTTAAAAGAAGAGCATTCTCGAACTGTAGCTAGAATGATCGATCGTCATCAAGGAgaacttaataaaattaagtcaGAATGTGTTCAGAATTATGGTGAAAAAGGAGATCTTGATAAAGGCGTAGTAACAGATAATCAAATTCTTGAAGAAAG GAATACCTTAAGTAAAACGTGCGTAACTCTTAAAACGTTGATCGAAGAACTGATAAAGTATTTTAGTATTTGTGAAGAGGAagttaataatacttttattaccAAAGTTATTAAGAGTCAATTATTTGATAGCGTCACTAATGAAAAAGCCATGCAAATTGATAAAACTGATGGATTGAAATTCAACGAATCAAGAGAGAACCAAGAGACTAGCTTATTGAACTCTTCTAAAATGAAGATACAAAGGATCCACTTTGCTCCAAAAACTACCGAGAtagtttcaataataaatagcaaTGCCGAAACTTTACCAACTATTCTGGAAGAAGATGAGTGcataacagaaaaattaaagcAAGAATTGAACAACTGCATACATCGCTTGAAATCTGAAAGCGCTGAAATTCTTAGCACTTCTTTATCCACAAGAGAACGGAGACATAGCTCGCCTTTGAAAGATACTCTTtggttaaataaaatgaatgaagAACTGAATTTGAAACTTCATCATGCTGATGCTCTAGTCATCGGCTATCAAGAAGAGATTGGTCATCTGAAAATGACCATTTTAGATCTTCAAAGAAAGCTAATTAATgcagagaataaaaaagaaacaatcaCAGAAGGTTATGGGGAAAATTATGACTTAGGTACTGACATTACTTTGCAAGATTTCTCACAATTGCAAGAAAAAG tgaGACATGTATTATCAAATGGAGGAGGAGATTGCACAGAATTGTTGCAACTGATAGATGAACAATCTAGActgattgaaaaattgatgGAAGAGgcaaaaagggaaaaggaagaTTTGCAGCAACAG GTGCCTTTAGAACCTACTCCTACCCCATACATTCACAGGGTTTGCCGCCGAAAg ATTGAGGCAGCAGATAAGCAATTAAAAGCAACTCGCAGATTTCTGGATGAGCAAGCAAGCGAAAGAGAAGCTGAGAGAGATGAAGCAGCAAAACAAGTGTATGTTCTGCAGGAACAGCTTAAAGAACGTGAACGAGAAAAGGAACGAGATCAACGCATAACATCTGAG CAGTCTACACTATCACCCGAAGCAACGTCAGACGTCCCTGTGCTTCAAGCATCTGACATCGGTGCAGTT GTGGAGGTTTTAGAGTCTCAGATGAGAGAGATGTCCTCTCTTATGTCTGACACAGAGGCCAGAAAATCCGAAACCGAGAGTGAACTGAAAGCAGCTATCGACAAGATTTGGGTACTTAGAGAAATCATCACAGACTTGGAACAACAACTACAGATCAAAACCGAGAAGGAAGAATCTCTTCAATTACAAATCAATCAATTAGAAACTGTGATTGCTGCGCAGACTAAGAACCAGCATGAGTTGGTCCAAGAACTGGATGCTGTTAAGATGGGTAGTGAAAGCAAGCAACTAAATGAACATATTATTCACTTACAG GAGGAATTAAGAAAACACAAGTTAAGTTCTGAACAATTCAACGTGAATTCTGCGGCATTGAAGCAAATGAAAACAGAACTTCGCGATATGCAGAATCAGTTAACTAAAAGAATCAGAGAACTGGAATCTGCGCACATGTGCAGTTCCAATTTGAGTTTGAGTCAACCAAGCGAAGATGTCTCTATCAGAGAGCAAATAGATGCTTCGCGGTGCCCTACTCCCGATGATCCTACTGCACCTCCAATGTTACCTCTTGACCAGTTACTTAAACTTAAggagaaaatgttgaaacatGCCAGAGCTGAGGAAGTGGCACTAAAAAGAATCAAAGATTTAGAATTGCAAGTTGCTGCTTTCAAAAACCAGAACGAGGAATTACAAGCAGAGCAGGAAATTCTTCAGCAAACCACTTCTGAGCAGTTGTTTCAAATAGAAGCAATGCGTGGTAGATTGGAGCAACACAAGCAAAGTGCTCCATTTGCTCAGAGACAGGCTACATCACGCTTAGAACTACAACTTCATGAAGCTAATGCCAAGTTTCAATCTTTAGAACGAACCATTGCTGACAAAGATTTAGAATTAAAGGACATGAAGAATCAATTAGATagaattaatcaattattacAAGAGAAGGAAGCAGAGATTGCAAATGTGGTGCAAGTAGAAAGTGCTACTATTCAGAAGTTGAAAGAGCACGTAGAAATTattgaagaagagaaaaagattctCCAGGCAAAAGTTGGTGTTCAAGAGCATGCACAGTTAGAATTACCGAGACTAATAGACAGTATGTTAGCAGATAAGAACGAGGAGATAGATCACCTGAAGGAACAGTTatccaaaaaagaaaagcaactTGAGATATATTCTTCACTGAATCTGGACGAAACACAATTAAGAGAGTTGGTACGACAGACAGAAGCAAAGAATAGTGCACGTACATTGAGCGATATTCTATCAATTCACTCGGAATGCGAAGAAACTACGGAAGCCATCAGAGGAGCCAATACGACACAAAACTTACCTAACGTATCTGCTTTCAAAGTTCCTACTTCACCTGTTCCAAAAAGTATAGATAATTCAACTGTACCTATAATGGACAACACTAAGATAATTCAGGTTCCTCTTCTAGACCTTGGATCACAAAGTCTATCAGCAAATTCCAGTCAACAATCTAGAATCTTAGACTTGCTGCACAGTGGCCTGGAGTCGAAATCTTTCACGTCGGAAAACAATAATTCTAGCGACAGAACTGACCACGCTACCCAGTCAACAAAACAGTGTACTCAAACACAAGAATTACCACGAAGAGAACGTGCTGATGAGAGAAGTGACGACAGTAGTAGTAATAGATCTTATGTTCCTTCAATGAAATACACTCAGACGTCTATCAATGAGACATTGAAAGAGGTGGAGAACTTGGAAGTTCAATTACAGGCAGTGAGAGAGGAATTAGATATGAAATCAGCAATTTTGACTAAAAGAGAAGATGATTTAATAGCTCTGCAGAAACTTTACGACGAGTtgcaaatggaatttaaaaatgttgtgGAGACACTATCCAAAGATAAGTGTTTCTATCAGAATCAATATGAATTGTCACGAGTAtcagagaataaaataaaaaaagatcttcaggaaatagaaaatattttaaaattgagtAAAGAAGAAATGCAGGACCACAAAAATAAGATACAAATGAACGAAAAAGTTATAATAGAATTGAATTTAGAGAATAATAAGTTAAAAAAGGATATCGAAGAGAAGGAACAAGAATTAGGACAGACACGGGAATATACTATACTCCTCCAGGAACAGACAAAGGAGTTACAGAAATTCAGAGATGTAATTCTCGAAAAAGATATCACTATCGAAACTATCCAAACCCGCAATATTGAgatcgaaaatgaaaataaacagTTGTACGAATTCAAAACAAAGTACCAGTCTACCAAACAAGAATTATTAGAATGTCAGAATGAGATTCAAAGACTGACCGAAGGTCTAAACAACAGGGATCAGGTCATTAGAAGATTGGAAGAAATGGCTAGACGCACCAGCTTCTCAGGAACATCCTCACCTTCTAACGAAAAGGATCAAGAAATCCATCACCTGCAGGAAtacttaaaagaaaaagataaagtgATTAGACAAATGAGTGACGATAGCAAAAGTCTGCACAAGGCTTTGGAAGCTATACAGAATAAGATGAAGGAATCTGGAAATGTTGTGGAATTGAGAAAGAAGTTGAAggatgaaagaaagataaatgcTGAACTGAGGAATATGGTGGATAATCTAAACAAAGATTTGTCTGACCTAAAGTTACCTGCAC AACGATTGCAAGATGATATCGACATCGAAGACATGGTGCAAAGAGAGCTAAATTTATCAGCACACTTAGATAGAAAGATTATGAACGCCATAGAAAACGATGACGAGGATaagaaaaagacagaaagaCAAACTCCTTATCAGGACTTCCAAGAAGCAAAATATATAgaactaaaattaaaactgAGTCAAGctaataaaatcaatgaaGAATTGAAGAAGCTGAAAGATGATTTGGAGATAGAAACAGAAATGCTCAAGTGCCAGATAACAGAATACGAAGGTCGAATTTTCCAACTAAAGTCAGATTTAACAGAGAAATCAAAGAAAGTAGCGAAACTAGATGAAGAATTATCTTCAGAGAAGAATTTGatgagaaaattaaagattcaGATTGAAAAGGAGCATAGGGCAATGCAAGTTGGTTGTTCAGAATTAATAGAGACCCTCCAGAGTAAGTTGAAGGATTCTTTGGACAATGAGGTGAAGCTTAAAAATGAATTGTCCCTGCTACGAGATGAGCATAAGAATTTAGAGATTCAACTGAGTTTGATGAAAGACCATGTACAATCCCAGAAAGTCGatgatttatcaaaattaacaGATTTAGAAgctgaaaggaagaaatatctGTCATTAAtggaaaactttgaaaaagaaggaagggaAAACACAGAGCTGAAGGACACTTTGAGGAAATTACAGATGGAGAAGAATCATTTTGAGAAGCAACTAGAAGTGGAAGTGGAGAAAAATGAGAACTTAATAAGTAATCTGGTTTTGGTAAAGGGGACTAATGATCACTTGCAAACTGATCTCAGGCGTACCAAAGAAGAACTAAAAGCAAAACAAGAAGAAGGCGAATGGTTACAGAAGAGGATTAAAACCATGTCTGATGCGGAAACTAAGAGACAAGAACAAAAGATCAGTGAACATAGTGAGCTCAAGGCTTTGAGGAGAGAAATCAATAATGCTAGAGATGTCATA ATGGATTTGGAGGCTGACATGAAACAGTCAAAGAGAGAATTAACGGAATCTCTAGAACGGGAGATGAAGCTAGCTGAGACTTTTAAAGAAAGGGAAACTGATCTACTTAAAAAGTTATCGGCCGTCAAAGATGAGGAGAAGAACTCTAGGGATGTGATTGCTGAGTTACAACAAGAAGTAAAAGCATGTACAAAAAGAGAATTGGAGCTCACGAAGGAACTGAAGAGCAGATTTACAAACGAGAATATGCCTACAAAATTCatgcaaaaaataaat GATCTCAGTgaagttaatgaaaaatacatgaCAGAAAAGACTGTACTTCAAGAGAAGTTGATAAAAtcaagagaagagaaggaacaATTGAACCAACGAATTAAATTACTCGAAGATCAAATCAAACGAAACAAGGGACCTCAAGTTCCAAATGTTAGAATCCCAGAAATAGAAAAG TTGCAACATTTTTATGGAAAGTTTCTGCGAGCGGATAGCAGACGCAAGGCTCTAACATATCAGAAACGATACTTGTTAACTATAGTTGGTGGCTATCAATTGTCTGAAGAAAATACTCTATGTGTACTCGCCCAATTGACCAGAGACCAACGATCCTACGCTGTGGTAGGCCGTAATAAGAAATCGCCAAAAGTTCGATTTAGGAGTGCGGTGCTTGTTTTGATTAGTATCCATAGAATGAAGTGGTTAATCGTGAGATGGAATACTGGCAAACGAATTGGTGTGAAAACTCTATTATGGAACATAGATCAGTCTTTCCTACCAATTCAAAAAGCCGCCATGAACCATTCGCCTCCTGTTCGAGATAAGACTACCTCAAA TGGAGATGGTGGTTTCGACACGTTTGAACAGTATTGCCAACGACTGAAGAATATTCAGCAGAGATTGGATTTAGCAGAGGCTGGGAATCTTCAGATTATTCcagaatag